A window of the Hordeum vulgare subsp. vulgare chromosome 5H, MorexV3_pseudomolecules_assembly, whole genome shotgun sequence genome harbors these coding sequences:
- the LOC123399304 gene encoding uncharacterized protein LOC123399304: MEVASPARAGKKTMVTAWPYVEYMAQWERKVERRQLFLRSYHFSRDAEVSTRGRTSRVVWAGARRLRRAAAKGLRRLRARICLCFGWAAPALRRRSYPRRGGVHGFPYGRIPHGKAPPAANAASVCFW; the protein is encoded by the coding sequence ATGGAAGTGGCTTCGCCGGCGAGGGCGGGGAAGAAGACCATGGTGACGGCGTGGCCGTACGTGGAGTACATGGCGCAGTGGGAGCGGAAGGTGGAGCGACGGCAGCTGTTCCTGCGGAGCTACCACTTCTCTCGCGACGCCGAGGTCTCGACGCGCGGGCGCACGAGCCGCGTTGTCTGGGCCGGGGCGCGACGCCTGCGCCGGGCCGCCGCCAAGGGGCTCCGACGGCTCCGGGCGCGCATCTGCCTCTGCTTCGGCTGGGCCGCGCCGGCGCTCCGCCGACGCTCCTATCCCCGCCGTGGCGGCGTCCACGGGTTCCCCTACGGCCGCATCCCCCACGGAAAGGCGCCGCCGGCCGCGAACGCCGCGTCCGTCTGCTTCTGGTAG
- the LOC123399889 gene encoding uncharacterized protein LOC123399889 — protein MSVLVAAPATAGEKAMATTAWSYVEYMAQWERQVERRQLFLRSYHFSRDAEVSPRARTRRVVWAGARRLRRAAAKGLRRLRARIRLCFGWAAPALRRRSSPRRGGVHGFRYGRIPRANAASVCFW, from the coding sequence ATGTCCGTGCTGGTAGCAGCGCCGGCGACGGCGGGGGAGAAGGCCatggcgacgacggcgtggtcgtACGTGGAGTACATGGCGCAGTGGGAGCGGCAGGTGGAGCGGCGGCAGCTGTTCCTCCGCAGCTACCATTTCTCGCGCGACGCCGAGGTCTCGCCGCGCGCGCGCACGCGCCGCGTCGTCTGGGCCGGGGCGCGACGCCTGCGCCGCGCCGCCGCCAAGGGGCTCCGACGGCTCCGGGCGCGCATCCGCCTATGCTTCGGCTGGGCGGCGCCCGCGCTCCGCCGCCGCTCCTCCCCACGCCGTGGCGGCGTCCACGGGTTCCGCTACGGCCGCATCCCCCGCGCCAACGCGGCGTCCGTCTGCTTCTGGTAG